The DNA region CATCTTCATGCTCCACTAAATGTATTACTCCGACACTACCAGATCTACTTGCTACAACAGACGAAAGTaactaatattaaatatcttaaagAGAACGCTCTTCAAAAATTTtagttttgtaaatatttatgatgataaatagatggaataaaatatgtaaggATTTAACATAACAGAACACTTACAAGAACAACCAAACTGATGTGTTCCATTGTGTCTTCGAAAACAAGCAGCAGCTCCATCGATTGACATATAAATCATATCCTTTATTCTTTTGGCAGTAACTGcaattaagaattttattaaaaaattatcatttgcaAAATACATactatatgtaaaaaaatattgcataccgaaatttattattactaataaaagaagatatttccATGTTATAAGTTTTGCCATTATTATCACTGATCACGTTAAACgtcaaagtaaaaaattctGAGAGAGTAAAGAAATAGAGGTTATGAAGGATACATCATTTAACACAGATAGTAGAAAGAAAGTACTGACTCGACGAACTTCAAACTTTactaaaattgaaatatgtacgtacaatGGCACTCTTGAATATCTCTAGATACGTTCCTGAGAATTCTACGCATTCGATTAATTCGCCACCTATTGGAGAAATCGTGATACTAATTACTGAGAACTATCAACAATTCAATAAAGTGTCTCACAGTTTATTTTACAAACtagacaaagaaaatattgtttatcttATCTGATATATAATGCGAATTAAGATTAATTCTTTCACGTCATAATACGTTCTTTTGAAGAACTTCCAAGCAATAATTCAATCAATTATTGCTTggaaattttacttttacggATTAACCTTCGCCGAATGAGGTCTAATTAAACATAACGAGGTCTCGAAATGTAGAGTCATGTAGAAGATTCATTTTGATTGTTTGATAATATGTTACagtattaaatgtaatttcagaaggaaaagatatgtttgattcgtttaataatattattttatgcttttatttttgtttcatatatagaaatatataatatatttatttataataattataacaaattaaaaaaatacaactatgtaatatatagaataattattatatatatatatatatatatatatatatatatatataataattatatatatatatatagcggtCTTTATAACGGTAGCcataattttttgtatatattcatCATTGTTGcataaattttaaacatattatattatcttttaatgcATTTAAATCTGAGTTCTCCATCTGGTGCATACATGAATGTAACTTTATATTTCAATGGTTGATGATGATATTCCAACTTGTATGATCGTATAAGCTGAAACATAGAATATAGAAGCTTCATTATGAAATATCATATGTTAATCTTCTTgctcattattaataaaaaaactttCACAAATAATCAGCATCTTAACAATTTACTAACAGATTCATACTGTACTATAATTCATACTTTATGCTATAcagatacattatttataaatcaagcAGTTTTGACGAATTAAAGATTTTGGCAGTTCATATTCGACGAAACCAACTTCAAAATATTATGTAGACTGATGATTGCTTTTCAAATTCTGTTACAAAAAAGCaatacttaaatattttatacgatttaacTTGCAAATAactactatataaatatgcaaagaaaaaaggaaattatatgtaagtatacgtttaacaaaaattatgttgatttttataaatcatggAAAGATTACgagtacaaaaaaaagaattctttttacaTGCACTTAAGTTAATTATATtgagttaattataattaactcaCGAGCAGTGCAAATTTCTTTCATCAACCTTTCTTATAATTTCATCCAGCCACAAGATAATTGCTCGGACATTTATGGACGGACATTTCGTAtcatgtacacatatatatacatatatatgtatgtatatatatatacacattatatatatatatatatgtgtgtgtgtgtatgtatatagggtCCATGTAACAGTTCgtctcattttttatataaaagctgaatataaatttacactACTTTTAgtaaaaatagtaaataaaatttatcttcaaTTCAAAATCACTTACTTTTGCAAGGAGAACTTGCATTTCAAGATCAGCGAATCTTCTACCAAGGCACATGCGTGCACCGTATCCGTACGGTAGTGATGCAAACGGATGAAGCTTTTGATCGAGAGTAGCTTTAAGCCATCTCGATGGTTTAAATGTATCTGCATCATTTAcatattctttcatatttccaGTTACGACTGTAGGAAATACAACTTGAACCTACGATATATAGTtatgattataaatgtaaaatattataattattattgttaaattgattaaaacatTATTGATAGTTACTCCTTTCGGTACTTTGTAACCGCATATTGTGGTATCATTTTGTAATGTTCTACCGTTGCCGATAACAGTAGAATACATCCTACAACATGAGttgtttgatatttattaaaaaatataaaatactaattGTAAAGatcaattattacattattattattattttcattgaatacatatgcatgtaatTTACCTGAAAACTTCTCGAATGAAAGCCTTTGTGTAGACTGCTTGATCGAGATGTGATGTAGTGAGAGGAGTATTTGGATCAGGTAGAATTTTAAGTAATTCTTGGTAaactttctcttgttcttccTGTCTTGTCGCGAGTTGATACAGTATTGAACATACTGCCATTGATATCTAAAGCAATTATAAcacaatgatatataaataataagacaTATTTAATGCGATTAAGTAAAACgtcattcaattattttcttgttttttttctcataccGTATCAATTCCAACTAAAATTAAATCCAAAGCAAGAATATAAGCTACTTTAGGATTAGTTTCGGTGGCTAAAATTCTCTCTACCAAAGAAAGATCTTCTTCGTTTGtagactttttatttttaagtctTTCAGTCGCAGCATCAATGTATTTCATACATATTCTGAAATCAAAATTATCATactttatagaaaaaagaaaaatacataaacaAGAGggcaaaaaaaagtaatagcaacttattaaaattaaattaacatacTCAATAAAGTAATTCATGTTACGAACGTATCGAGTCCAAAGAGGAGTTGGTATATATCTCCAGAAAGGAGCTTTCAGCTCAAGGACAGCTACGTTTCTCAAAGCAAATTTAGCGGCATCGATTATCTTTTGTGGTTCAGAATCTGGTATAAGGGATCCACCTAAACATCCTAATCGTACGTCCAAGGCGACGAGTCCAATACCTGGATATCAACGTACTTGTATATCAGgatcatttgaaaaaatacaattatataatatattaaacaaatattgtatataaataacactTACACTCCAATGCCCATTTGTGTATTTCGTTATCAAAGTCTCCCGGtaattctccatttttttgttGAATGTCTTCTATCCTGCAAACgcatatatttgaaatttataaaattaaattctcttttttgacatggtattttctaaatattgacgtatttctcaataatttcaaataataccTCTTTATGAAATCACTTGTGACAATTTCAATCGGTGTTATGTACTTTCTTACGATTTGTGGCTGTAGAACCGGTTTCTGAACGCGCGTGCGAAATTTTTTCCATGATTCACCATGCctgaataaatattgatttattataatttgatgtTTTAGTAACTCTTACAATTAGTGGTGTATAATACTTCAACAATTTAagagaatttatttacttaacaaataatttgtgtgtttttgtttgaattatttacaagatttacatatatatacatataatagttACTCACATTAATATTCAGACACTACACTATCTCTACATTTGTTGCTGTGTACAAGGGAGGATAATTGAAATATCACATTGCTTATTCTACGAAAATATGAACTATTTACTGtagattaaaaatacatatacactttctttttaacaattatatttaattgtaaaataaattttaaacaaaaagtaGTCATATTAATATTCGGACATCAGTGTAAATTCTGCAATCTAGTAATTCCAAGAAACTCTTCAGACTGcgaaatagattttttttttgtgtacaAACTGTtagaatgtaattttatttcagtATAAAGTTgtcttttgaaatttaaacAACTGAAGCTTAATATATCacgaaagggaaagaatacAAGTTTTGATAAAAGGCAACTTGTAATTTATCACAGAGAAAAAGTCAAaacttatgaaataaataaagaagagtatagttgttgatattattaaaagatataaagaagacGACTGTATcgaatttaaacaataaaaaggcCGACTTCgaattttgaatgaaaaagaagaaaaataatacgaaaaatttaaaaaaatctgtATTATAATGCTCCACAATCAGCTTCgaaagtttataataaaagtgGGAAGACAATTAGTGCTGAAACAGTGCATAGAGTAATGAAAAACAATGGATATAATGGTCGAATAGCAAGAAGAAAACcgtatatcaataaaataaataggaaaagaagatTGGCTAATTCCAAAGAGTTCATTTAGAAaccgaaaatttgaaagatattatttttgctgatgaaagtaaatattgtatttttggTTCAGACAGAAAATATAGTGTGGCAAAGAATAAGTAAAGCTTTGAAATTAACACATTTGAAACCTACTTTTAAAGTGGTTTTGTGATTGTATAGGGATGTGCTTCGAATGCTGGAGTTAATGAGCTTGTGTTCATCGACAATATTTtagataagaataaatatttggatcttttgaaaaaaaatgtacagaAAAGTGCAACTATGATGGGTAtacaaaattctttcaaatttgACTATGATAACGATCCAAAGCATAAAGTTTGGATACtacaagaatatttattatataattgactAAAAGTGTTATATCCATCAACATAATCTCCAGACTTGAATCTAatcgaaaatttatgaaacgaattagaaaacaaaattagaaaatcaatgataaattaaaaaaatgagttAAAAACGAGgctgaaaaaagaataggattttatttctcctgaatatatgaaaaaattatttttaatatgccTAAACGACTGCATGAAGTTGTCAAACAAAAACGATTTGCGacagaatattaaaattttattttttcataatattatatataaaatatttatttttcttaaagtgTCCAAATATTAATGTGACGTGAAAATGTGAAtactttttgtttaaaatttattttacaattaaatataatttttaaaaagaaagtgtatatgtatttttaatctaCAGTAAATAGTTCATATTTTCGTAGAATAAGCAATGTGATATTTCAATTATCCTCCCTTGTACACAGCAACAAATGTACAGATAGTGTAGTGTCCAAATATTAATGTGAGTAActgtatatgaatatataattttataatacaacattttatatatatatatgtatatatatgtatataattttactaatattttttatattgaaaattccgACAGTACTTAGTAGCCAagctaatattatttaaacgtatcagaaatattgatttaacaaataatttcttgTTTCCCTttgaatttgttctttttatttttattgtttctaatattattttattttttctcattttgttttcatacTGTTGTTATTTCGTTctgttttttaaattattattatttttaaacgttgtttcattattaattttattaaactgacattgtttttattttacaaaatttacaaaacaaatatggtagtttgttttatatagtaaaaaagccaaatatatgaattgtaataattattttaataactaaGTATGGAATAATAAGGAAGGGGTATTATTCCTTTTCAAACACGAGATTATTCAAGAAATTTTAAGATTTAATGTCCCATAttgatttattgaattaaattgatttattaatttttcgaaaaaaaaaaataatttaagtatTATAGTTTCAACAGtttaagagtatattaattcgaataaataattgttagtTTTAACAATTTAAGAGTATATTTACTCGATAAGATAAAATTCACATATAAGAAGATAAGagattacaaataattaatttttttcttacttacaCTCCAACAACACCGCCAATATCTTCAAAGAAATCCTTACGAATAACACTTTTGTAATGAACCAAACAAGGCATTGAAGGTCTAAAAGGTGTCGGTTCTTCTTGACGATAAATCTTTTCGATTTCATCAGCATcataaacaaaaagtaaatctGGTCGACCTACCAAATCGCTCAAACGAACAATCTTTCCGTATTCTTCATAAAATAGTTTGCTTATTTTTGCTGTATTCGAAATTTCATATTGCCCAATCAGTGGCAGCATTCTCCAAGTATTACCTAATATTGGAACTGATTTTGGTCCtggtattttattataaggttttacattatattctaCGTCCACATTAGTAcactaaaaaattatataaattttgtttgataTATGTGTGATAACTATtcatataattgatataaaataaaatgattataatattgggttggcaactaagtgattgcggattttgtCGATAGATGGACTTTACACtttccgcaatcacttagttgccaacccaatCTATTGTTtagaagatttttattatttaaagaaaactttACCGTTTTAGTGCATAACATTCGTGAAAGTATATCTTGCTTGCATCTCTTGCACATAGAAGTGCTCGACCGTAAAAGTCGGCTGATTCTGGGAACATAATCGAAGATTGTATTGTCGTAAAAATAAAGCTGActacgaagagaaaataattatatgtataattataatttttattttaatatatataattataatatgttgATGATCGAACACTAatcattttttgttcaaaggatttttttatcatacttCTTGAAATGCCTAAAAAATTATGGCGATCGTTATGCTGAATATtctgtatttaaaatattgttgttatgtttttctttttttttttttaattacggtATACTAATTTCGCTGAAAAATATGTGAACGATATTCCGTATGATGTTCCTTTCTCGTATAATTTATGTTACATTCCAATCGGGGAAACTTAGCTTTCTCTTCAAACCAATTTAAAACTAACATGTAACAGTATCACCTTTTAACAACAAAAGGAAGTTACGAAACATAATACTATTTTTAGGAGCCTCGAAATATGATAAACATTCCTGAAGAAGGTCTATCAAATtctacaataaattatttatattaaagaaatctgttttttctttttctttttttgtttttgtttttaattacaataaattccctaaaaaaaaaaaaacaatacatatgaattattccaataaaattcacaaagaaattatttatattgaaataacttaatataattttttactttcacgtAAAATTACGATATCCTActtaaaattagaaatgttaaatttatGGAACGTTCCATTGTGATTTCCTATGAATACACTCAGAAAAGTAACTGTTATTATTCCTTCCTAGGATTTATAAGGATTTTCCCTCATTAAGTAACCGAAGATTTAAAGGAAAGGTTTCGACTACCTgacattctattttatttttatgatagtGGTTATAAATATCCTATTGTTAGAAAAGCAGAAGTTTGACTgtcaaaaagaataaaaaataaatcataccTTGCACTTAATTGAGCCTCCATGATAAGTACACagatgtttaaaaaatatccaactaaaatattattatacatttatatacaattttaatgtatacttatggacatatatatatatatatatatatatacatatagacatgtatatataaatataaatataatatatatacttatatttataaatataatatatatatttatatttatatatacatgtctatacgtatataaatgtatatagaaataaaaatctacatatacatatatatagataaactAACACTTATACACTCGATATTATTGCCAAGTagtcatttaaaataatataatatttacatattactaaacaatacaatatttcgaagaagaaTGACTATACTGACACTATGTTGAACGTGGCTGGCGTTTAAAACAATTCATGGACAGACTCGTTGCAAGTGGAAGAGCTatattaaagaagagaaaaccgAAAGGTCTGAACGGATATAACCCCCACCTTTTCatctgtcctctctctcttcctatttctctctctctctctctttgtctctctttttttttttgactacTACGAATACAGAACGAATATAAGCGTTCCGACATACGAAATGaagattgtttcttttttaatatagtgCGCAATaactgtttttattttttctactaAAATAAATTGTGTTTTTGTGGAAGAAacgaatataagaaatatgcgttttacgaagaaaagtaatgaaaaataattatcgtcttatattctttctttcttttctttattttttctttgcttttccttttttttctataacttcggcattatcaataaataataaaggtgATAAGAAAAGCAATTTCAAATagagtaaaataaatagaaaacaattttaactagaaaaaaattttaatagaatgtGTCGAATgttctattaatataatttaatatttcctttatatattcttcaatatttttatttatcattcatgcatacaaaaaataataagtattgcATGAAAAGAATGATGAAGATTCatgcatctatgtatgtatatgctcgcgtatatttataaataatattactcgaaaaagttattatatattaggtaTATACTCGAGATaagctctctcttttttccacaGGTATCTATGTAGGTACATTTGCTTTAAAAGCAATTATATTTTGAACGAATCTCACGTACTACCGGTCcctttgaaaatgatttatgatAACCCTGAATATCTTGAAATATCAGAggattatatcataattaacatttattttacgagCGAAATTTTCTAGCTTTTCAAATTTaaccaattttattttcacattttataatgtatttgCGAAGACATTTGTTTAATgttacatgtatgtgtgtatgttgcGTGTGTATCTGGATCTTCTTTTAGACGtactttttttatacgattcaTATTTATGGTTTAATTTAAATACGTTTTATTCATGTGTTTTCATTACTTACTTTTACATGGTTGAAAAAAcgcataataattatttttttctttttcctcgaaacattaactatttttttatgtgtttattaaataaaatgtttttagtGAAtgcatttctatattttaatttacttttcatATAGTTAGTTTAATATAGGTCTTACCTTATTTGTAaattaagttttatttaactttttttagGTGATCTTTTTTACACGTTAACTGAAAAATacagatattatttacatacacacacacacacacacacaatttatacacatataataactatatacatatatatatatataaacatatgacACCAgatatgttcatatatatatatataatatttatacacacacattaatgaattttgaaatattatttctcctCGGTACTTTttcaaaacgaaatatataatattttaatgatcctTCAGTAAGTCCGTCCCCGCCATTCATTAAGTTACTTAGTCCAGGTATATTAACATTGTATGGCAAGGGATTTTCACAAAATAACGGTATTTATGGTGTCATTATAATAAGGATACTTTTTTCGTTTGTAAATCTCTGAGATAAAAGTTTCCAATTGGTGAAAATTTGAGTCAGGTATTCCTCCACTCCTTCAAGGTGGGTCAAGAGgggttatatataaaaacaggGGTAGAGTTCATGTTGCTTACCAGTTTGGAGAAATCTTTCGGGAAGAGTACTATCACAGTATACATCGAGAACggttaacgataaaatcggaGAAATTTGGACTAAGTCAGTAACAATAATTGTGAATTATAACTTTAGTGAAGAAATTCTAACTCATCACCATGGTTGTGCCAATGAAGTGGTTAAAGGGAAGTGTATTACGATCTTCGGAACAACCGGCaagtgttttttttcttttttttttttaatataaattaatattttatttataagatatttttataaatttgtttataaatgtcttttctataaaataaaagtattagtaaagtaatttatttagctgtttttcctttctttttaatatagtttCGAAAACAATCTACCCAGGAAGAAGTAAAAGGGCAAAGATCTTTTAAAAAGCTATTCTTGCCGTCTTGGTTTTTacgtaaaagtaataattccaagttaaataaaaaattcgaatcAGGACAAAATCATTCACCAATCTGGCAAACTTCtgattcttataaatatttcagtaagtaattttaatgtttccttattttttattaaaatatatatttttattttttctttcttttatttacatatgatttatattatactccCTTGTCGAACAATGTAACAACTTTTATCAACTATAGATTTTAAGATTTCTCCAAaggatataaaaacaaaagcaaaatttAAGGAAACCTCCGAAGATAATTCTAGAATATATGATATAGTCGAGGAAACGGAAGATTTTATAGAAAACACTAAGAAGGAAATCACATCAAAACCCTCGTCTAATAGTAACGAAGAATTTAATACGGAAATTCCAGTGGTAAAAATTGAGAACGTCAGTATAACATATCCAAGAATATCGCCATGTAGAAAACTTCAGAATCTCAACATTGTGTTTACGTCTCCGTTAGAAAAAGAACCTTTAAAATTATCAGAAGAGTTGCTACAGAAAACTGATCCTTTAAAGACACCTGAATATTTCTCGATGAAAAAGCCAAATTtctatcaaaataataatcagaaGCAATGCTGCAGTGAAGCCATTTTACCTGACAAAGTTACGTTGAAAAATGATCCTCCGATCGTTTCGATGCCACCGCGGAGAAGGAAAACTTTCAAGCCACGTATTTTGACAACGCCTGGTGGCTCAAAGACAGCCATTTTCTCATCAACTTTGAACAATGAAGAATCTTTGTGTACCAGCAAACCATCATCGATAATGTCGACATACGCtccaaataattatatagattatcAGAGACAACAACTTATCGaattaaacattaaagaaaaaaaattactggCTTTAAAAAATCTGATTTCAAAGAAACAAGAACTTCTATATCGTTTGAAAGAATTTAGACAATTTCCAGTACGTTCACCGACAAAGGATTTGAACAATTTTTCCAAGGACAGTTCTTCCGAAGAATCGGATACGGACGACTTgtcgaacaatttttttaattcaacaaGAAAATCTATAGAAATGGAGAAGATCGTACAAAATAAAACTCGTCATACTTCGATAGGTTTAGTTCGAAATTTAGTTAATAAGTTTGATTGTGAAAAGACAAAATCTATGGAGAAGGAAACGTACAAGAAGAAATCCAATTTGGACCATACGTTCGTCAAAATGGCAGCCAACGCATTGGAGAACGGAGATATGTGGCAGGCGCAACAGATTTTGAACGAAAGAGGAACAAGCACGGAAGAAGACATTACAATCGAATATTCCAGCGATTATATCAATTCTACTGCGTCACGTTTttcgaacaaaaattttaattgtaatgaTGTAATGACTAAGTTATCGTCAAATTCGAAAACATATTTTCCAAAtgacaaaatatttactttcccCGATAGTGTTTATccaaaaaatatgaaacgtAGAGTCCAATGGATATATGTACCTTCGAACGTTTCTTGTCCTTTTTTATACGAGAAAACATATAAGAAAAGTCGCTATTCCACAGCGAAATTTTATCCCAttgatgaattttatattactaataCTAAATACAGGGAATAGCCCTGCtttataatatctttgattattattttgtcaGTAAGTATTAGGTCAGTCCAAAAGTTCGTGCGCATTAGtagcatgtatgtatatagcaaAATGCGCACGAACTTTTGGACTGACCTGATATTtttgataagaatttttttttattatattcctttaaatatatctttttttataatattgttacattttaatcattctaaaattgatttattataatattaatatcttttatatgtatcttctctttctatttcccttttttctttttctctctttttatctacatatatatgtatattttatattttatattttatattttatattttctataaatatatatacatcttatatttaatcatttattaattattaatgaagatTAAGAACTTTTGAATTATTCGCTTAAAATTTCGATcaacatttaatttatatttgcatATGATCTTGATATGTCATCTTATGGTAACAGCGAGAATTATGGAAAGTTGCGTGGTAGTTTTAATAGTCTTCAAAATTCGaaggaataaatatttcttcattaatgATGTGTAATGATACTTAACATTTACAtcctttaaaaaaatgtagaatttATGATAGAAAGTTAGTAGTAAAAAGTTAAATAGTTATTGATATGGGTAAAATAACCTTACAAATTGATTGTATTAAGTTGTATTAAGATTACGTTTTAAGTTGTATTAAGATTACGTTTTAAGTTGTATTAAGATTACGTTTTAAGTTGTATTAAGATTACGTttcgtaaaattattgaagTTTAGTATATCAGATACATAAAAGATGTAtctgaaaaaattttctcgatttCAAGATgttacgaaattattattctttccaaagacaattgattttttaaaattgatataagataaatataatctacttaccaaaatttaaaatattctaccAATCAgatcaattttaaaataacgatTCTTCGTCCTTTCTTAACTCGAAAATCGAAAGATTGTTATTTCGATATCTAACGATTCCGATATTTTAAAcggttctttctctttcgatattacttacacatacacacaatatgttgatttctttaatattatatcttgtttatatatatgtgttttaaTGCAATTGAATTATGTTTTATTGGCAAACATGTTTGtatttgatgataataaaaagtcCCATTTCAGAAAATATAAGACATATCGATTAATAACATGTTAAAAGAACATACTCCTTTACAATATTTGATAGGTAAGAGGTATAATTAACCTTAATacgattatatacatacatatatatatatatatatatatatatatatatatatatatcttgaataatttatttagttaataatttttattcgtttttaataaGGAGGAGCATTTGGAGGTTTATGTGTAGTAGTTGTTGGCCATCCGTTCGATACTATTAAAGTTCGATTACAAATGGCACAAAATATGGATAAAAACATATACCATCTAGTTAGGAATCTCATTAGAAGAGAAGGACCTCTTGGTTTATACAAGGTGAATAATGAATTACTTTTAAATGCattgtagaaagagagagagagagagagagagagagagagagagagagagagagagagagagagagagagagagagagagaaagggaggagggagagagatatataagaatattttaagataCTGAGTAAACCacgaaatgttatatatatatatcagcttaaattatattaaatttatagtaaattttttgtcaactttttttttgataatgaatttttaaaatcacttcagttttattattattattattattattatttttattattattattattattattattattatttttattattattattattattattattattattattattattattattattattattat from Vespa velutina chromosome 3, iVesVel2.1, whole genome shotgun sequence includes:
- the LOC124947508 gene encoding probable cytochrome P450 301a1, mitochondrial, whose protein sequence is MEAQLSARISRLLRSSTSMCKRCKQDILSRMLCTKTCTNVDVEYNVKPYNKIPGPKSVPILGNTWRMLPLIGQYEISNTAKISKLFYEEYGKIVRLSDLVGRPDLLFVYDADEIEKIYRQEEPTPFRPSMPCLVHYKSVIRKDFFEDIGGVVGVHGESWKKFRTRVQKPVLQPQIVRKYITPIEIVTSDFIKRIEDIQQKNGELPGDFDNEIHKWALECIGLVALDVRLGCLGGSLIPDSEPQKIIDAAKFALRNVAVLELKAPFWRYIPTPLWTRYVRNMNYFIEICMKYIDAATERLKNKKSTNEEDLSLVERILATETNPKVAYILALDLILVGIDTISMAVCSILYQLATRQEEQEKVYQELLKILPDPNTPLTTSHLDQAVYTKAFIREVFRMYSTVIGNGRTLQNDTTICGYKVPKGVQVVFPTVVTGNMKEYVNDADTFKPSRWLKATLDQKLHPFASLPYGYGARMCLGRRFADLEMQVLLAKLIRSYKLEYHHQPLKYKVTFMYAPDGELRFKCIKR
- the LOC124947589 gene encoding uncharacterized protein LOC124947589, with amino-acid sequence MVVPMKWLKGSVLRSSEQPFRKQSTQEEVKGQRSFKKLFLPSWFLRKSNNSKLNKKFESGQNHSPIWQTSDSYKYFNFKISPKDIKTKAKFKETSEDNSRIYDIVEETEDFIENTKKEITSKPSSNSNEEFNTEIPVVKIENVSITYPRISPCRKLQNLNIVFTSPLEKEPLKLSEELLQKTDPLKTPEYFSMKKPNFYQNNNQKQCCSEAILPDKVTLKNDPPIVSMPPRRRKTFKPRILTTPGGSKTAIFSSTLNNEESLCTSKPSSIMSTYAPNNYIDYQRQQLIELNIKEKKLLALKNLISKKQELLYRLKEFRQFPVRSPTKDLNNFSKDSSSEESDTDDLSNNFFNSTRKSIEMEKIVQNKTRHTSIGLVRNLVNKFDCEKTKSMEKETYKKKSNLDHTFVKMAANALENGDMWQAQQILNERGTSTEEDITIEYSSDYINSTASRFSNKNFNCNDVMTKLSSNSKTYFPNDKIFTFPDSVYPKNMKRRVQWIYVPSNVSCPFLYEKTYKKSRYSTAKFYPIDEFYITNTKYRE